TGTCTTTTCCacttaaaagaaacatttgacaGAGTCTGTCGGGTTTAAGAATCATGAGCAATAGTTTCCTGagcccagaaaataaaaatacaggcttCTTACACAGATGAtagtttaaaaaatgctttctttttagtaTTACAGACATTTTTCTCTAACCTGTGTTAGGAATTTGTTTTTAgtgggcagcagcagaaatgTGGAAGGTGATATTAGTGATAGATTGCAAATAATCTGATACGTGTTTTTGAAAATTACGAGTAGGTAATTGCATTTCTGTAGAGTTAGTCCATTGCAAGTGGATCCTAGAAAAACCTGACCCTAGAGAATCCTGCTGATCATACAGAGTCTTATAATCGTGAAGCCACTTGACTTTTGCTTTCAGAGATGAAAATGAcagttttcctctttgttttaggATACCTGTGATCTCTTGTATGTGGAAAGAACGCTAGCAGAAAGGTGAAAAAATGGGTGTTAAAACATTCACTCATAATTCCCCTGCTCACAGTCAGGAGATGCTGGGAAAGCTGAACATGCTCCGCAACGATGGACATTTTTGTGATATCACCATCCGCGTCCAGGACAAAATCTTCAGGGCGCACAAGGTGGTTTTGGCAGCCTGCAGCGACTTCTTCCGTTCCAAACTCGTTGGCCAAGCAGAAGACGAGAGCAAGAGCGTGTTAGACCTGCATCATGTGACAGTGACTGGTTTTATACCTCTTCTGGAATACGCTTACACAGCAACACTATCTATTAATACAGAAAACATTATTGATGTGTTGGCTGCAGCCAGCTACATGCAGATGTTCAGCGTTGCTAGCACGTGCTCCGAGTTCATGAAGTCCAGCATTTTATGGAATACGCCCAACAGCCAGCAAGAGAAGGTGCTGGATGCAGGACAGGAGAACAGCGCAAACTGTAATTTTACTTCTCGAGACGGCAGCCTTTCTCCAGTTTCTTCTGAGTGCAGTGTCGTGGAAAGAACCATTCCTGTTTGCCGAGAGTCGCGAAGAAAGCGCAAAAGCTACATAGTTATGTCTCCTGAGAGCCCCCTTAAATGTAACACACAAACAAGTTCCCCCCAAGTGCTGAATCCTTCGACTTCTTACCCCGAGTCCAGAAATCAGCCCGTGGACTCATCCTTAGCTTTTCCCTGGACTTTTCCTTTTGGAATTGATCGAAGACTTCAATCTGAGAAGGTGAAGCAGGCAGAGAACTCTAGGACTTTGGAAATGCCTGGGCCCTCCGAGTCCAACAGAAGAATTGCAGATTACGTGACTTGTGAGAGCACAAAAGCCAGTTCTCCCCTTGTGATTGAAGAAGACGTGCGCGTCAAAGTGGAAAGGTTAAGCGATGAGGAGGTTCACGAGGAAGTATCGCAGCCTGTTAGCGCATCCCAGAGCTCTCTGAGCGATCAACAGACAGTCCCAGGAAGCGAGCAAGTGCAGGAAGATCTCCTGATCAGCCCACAGTCTTCCTCTATAGGTATGACCATTTCTGGGGTTAGATATATGTACAAATAGGTGCGTGTGCACTTGTGATTTTATTGGAGGAAGTCTGCTTCATATTTTTTCATGCTTTACTTTTGTgaaactgcattttgttttctgttttacaaaatgtTACTTAAAAATCCCTGGTGGGGGGACGGGACTTGGAGCTTTTTAAATAACTTTGCAGAAGGCATCTAAAAAAGGTAAGCCCATTGGCAGACCTCCTTATTCAGAAGAGAGTGATAACCTCTTTTTACCTCTGGTTGTTTGACTGGGGAAGATTAGTCTGTTTCCAGTATTGTCAAAAGGCATGATCTCAGCTGAGCTGCAACACCAAATCTGAAAGACTTGTGGCTGTAGCCACAGAGGGGTAGAATGGTACTTTACATCAGACATAAAATCTTGTATAATCATGACAGAGAGCCTTTGTAAGAAGATTTGCAAAATAAGTGGTGGAATACTGTCATCTTAATGCCCCAGacgaaaacaaaaccacacagtcATAATATTGAGAATCTTTCCATTTCTGTGGGATTTGGTTCTCAAGTTGCTTCTTCAAGTACTGCCAACTGCTGAGAGAAACCTTTTTTCCATGAAAGACAATTTGAAGCCAGTTTTGGGTTCTTCTAGCAGGCTGTTGTTTATTAATAGCTAATACTTAAAGGTTACTGTAAcaatcccttttttcctctttgcgcAGAATGCATTGACTGGCCTTTAGTAAGTCAGAAGATAGGGGTTTTGCAATATTTCTAGTTTAATTACCAGATTTTTGCCGAAGTCAGCTATTTTGCTTTCACTTAAGTGGCTTGACCTGTGCTCGGTAGAGTTTGTTTACTGAAAGATTTTTAATAAAGCCTGTTTTGTTTGAAGACCGTAAGAATAGCAAAGGTACTGGTCTGCTTCATTCAAATAATGTATACATGAAAGGCTGCTTcagttaattaaataaataaactacaaCAAAGTAAATAAATGTAGCCTAGTAGCCtgcattatttgttttgtttggtcaGCGTAACACTGTGCCTTCTCTGAGGAAAGTGAGTGTTAGAACAGTCTGACCATTCCAGGCTTGCAATATATAGTCAGTGTTGTTAAGCTATTCAGGTAATAGTcactaaaaagaaatgaaagtattttccatttaTGCCATCCTTCAAGACTttatgttgttgggttttttttgtcggTTTGTGTAGCTCATGTGTTGATACTTTAGATCGGTAatgctttttccaaatgaaaatgttttatttactggAGACAAGGCTGTTTACCTTTTCTGAGAAGCAGACTTAATATCAGCTTAAATATAAATCTTTAAACGTAGTTTGCCAAAATAGCGCATAgattaaaaactaaaagaaacaaTTTGTTTGCTGGGTAGTCTCCAGGAAAAGTGGTCCTTGTTCAAGAAGAGCTTTAGTTCAACTCAGTTTTTAACTCTTTATCGTAGGAGCTTCGAAAAGGCCTCACCAGAGCCATGTGACAAGAGATGCAAATTATTTCATCGACATAATTGTACCATCACAGACAAAACAGAACGAGTAAAAATAATTAGTAGAGAAAGTTAAAATAGCATATCAAGTAAAAGGAGGGAGTTTTACCAACTACAAATATCATACCCAAGCAGCTTAAAAGAACAAACTGGGTGTACATTCTAGATTACAGATGAGTAGCATGGGATCTACGGAAGTTTTCAGAGGACATCTCTTGGAGTTAGAAATATCAGAAAAATTGCATAGTCGAAAGTGGCTTGGATGAATTGGGACACGAGAATGTGAGACTAGGACTGAATTGTAGAGAGAGAGGTGCCACTGAATGCTATGAAATCTACTTTTCTAAGAGAGTCTTAgtgttaaaaattactttgaaacatACTCGAATAGTAAGGCATCTTACTGAATTCTGTTCTTGCTTCAGCCAGTTTCCTGAAATGATTTCTGTTGACAAGTAACTTTGCATATCTACCTGTTTTGAAGCCACATGATGTTTTCAggaaagttttccattttctatttCCTATTCTAGGTTTTGTACCACTGAGGTCATAGACCTGACCATTTGTATGGCATGGGGCAAAGGATCTTAGGCCTTAGTGATTTATAATATTTAAACTTAAATATCTGTAATTGAGGATATTAGTACAGCATGTTCTTCCTTAAAATggctacagagaggaaaaaaatatgctagCCCCAAAACTTCAAAGTACAAATCTGTTCTTTGTCCTTGAATATGTTTGAATTAATATTCAGTGGTCTTTGCATAACATTATTAACTGTCCTCATAATagtttttattcacattttgcTATAAAGAGAAACAGTGCTCTTGCTTTTTAGCACAGTTCACATGTACCTAATATACGATAGGGCACGCTTTGTAGCTAGAAAGCACTTTTTACCTCCCAAAGATGTATTTCCTTATGCAGTAATATAAGAACAGTAAATGGAGGCAGAAAGATATGTTAAAGTACAGCTTTCTCTTCCCTGAACATATTTTCCTCGTATAATTGCATATATTTATCTCAATGTTTTATAGTGCATTTATAAAAGCAttcctgcttctctttctgaTATTGCAAAAAGCTCTTATTCACTCTTGGGGCAATTTCAAGAATTGTTCATTTGCAATTTATTATATTTGGAAGCACTTTATAATACGGAAGGAGACGTGAAGCAGGGTCTTGATAAATAAGTCATTATGGTTACAACAATAGCTAAGTCTGAGAAGATATTTTCATAACTCATTAACACTGTTTCCATTTGAGAAGTGAAGGCATAAAATTCAACCTAAGAGCAATTGGGCTTATTTTTCAGTAGGCTTTTGGTTAAGTATTTCATAAGAAAGAAGGATAAATCAAAATGGGATTAACTTCTCTAACTTTATAGATTGCATAGTTGCTGAATTTCCCGAACACAGTTTGTCAGCttgtaacaaaattaaaaattttgattcTACTAGTGTTATTTTGAAACTGCTAGAGATGCAAGTTTCTTCCCATTACTGGCCCCATAACATGAGGTCATGTTAAGACAATCATCTTTCACTTCAGTAAGGTTTTGTAGAGCACACAGTCCTTTATAGGGACAGCCTTTTTTGGAGGCAGTACTCTCATTCTTCTTGACAAAATaagcacattttctgcttctctttccatgttctttctctttggttttcCATTTTGTCTGACACTTGTCGTTGTAGACCTAATGATACTTAATTTGCCTAGTGAGCTGTAGAGAAGGGTTCCCAAATTCAGATCGCTCCTGTACCACTCTCTtagaaagcagaattatttttccCGTAGCAGGAAGAGCAGCTCCTAGCGCTGTCCTAAACTTCGCTCGTTCTCAAGATGTAGGTGCAGAGAGAGAAATTTCATTCCCCCATCTGTTCTCATCTTCCATGGATTCGGTGGTAGAGACCCAAAGGCTGCTTGGCTGTTCAGAAAAGTTCAAGTGGTGCTTAATGTTCAGTCTcaacagagggaaaaggaggcaAGACGGAATTACTTCTGCACCGCTTCCAGGTGACTTTCATGCTAGTAATCATATGTATGTCATGATTTGGGAACCCCTGTTTTGGAGAGGAATGACAACTCTGATCCTTTTGAAATTTGGCGGAGTTCAGTCATTCATTTTTATCACCTCCCATTGCACCCATAGACATCatcagaggaaaaggaggaatgcGAGGAGATCCAGTCTGCTCTCTGCACTCAGCTTAAAGACGGAACAACACATGGTTTATCTAAATGGTCACACGTAACCAaaccagaggatttttttttatcaaggGGCGTGGTTGGTGGTGGGGGTACCAGTTCTTAGAATTATTTTAGTACTGTACTGCCAATTTCCCTCTCTGTTACGGTGACATCAGGCCAAAATAACCTTGCTTAATACACCTAAACAAGGATTGAACGCCAAACTCCAAGTGGTGATGAGGGAGGCCATCTGAGCAACAGCCACATAGGGTGAATGAAGACGTAGTTTTGCTTTAGTGCTGCATTTACCTTAGATTCTGTTTCCAAAACCCACTTGAGCTACATTTGCTTGATTGTTGGTGCACTGAACAAAGCTCTGGAATGGTTTTGCGTATACGTTTCTCTTACAAACAGATGTTTGGTCTCTTTTGTGTTGCATTTCTGATTTCTCAGAGGGCTCTTCCTGTCTCAGCATCTTATCCGTAAATGAAGGCATTATCAacgcatatatgtatatatggaaGATTTGGAACACAAAAGCAATGTAGCGTAGCAGGATTGAACTCCTCATTGCTCAAGAAGTCTTGAAAACTGATGAAATTTGTCCCTTTAGGTGAAGGTAACGTTTCTGCTTTACAGTGTTAGTACTGGATGTGTTTTGAAAACTCTGGCTGTATATAACATAgattctttccattttctaggTGTGCCAAATATTTATTGAGTTGTCCATTTACTAGCTAATCTGTGCAGAGGAAGAGTTGAGTTGGAACATATTGCTTCTgggttttctaaattattttcccaAGACAATTCTAGTATCTTATAATCCAGGAAGCAGTCTCTCTCAGAGATTTGGAAAGCAAGCTTTATGTGTATTTACCTGCTACCCCAATCCTTTTTGAACACTTATTTGCATTAAATTGCCCTTTTTTCTTTGCCTAGGCTCAATAGATGAGGGGGTTACGGAGGGATTACCCACACTCCAAAGTACCTCTGGCACTAACGCTCATGCAGATGATGATGATCGGTATGTACCAATGTAGTGTGCAAACTGTTCTGCAGCAAGTGCTGTGCTGTAATTAACCTACCCAGCCTTAATCCCAGAATGTTTAGTTGTTCCTACATCTAATTCTCTGTGTTGATCAAAGTACAATGAGTGCCTGAAGGACCAGATGCTTTAGAAGAACGTAGGTGATGAAAAGTCAGAATTTGCTTActtgttgcttttcatttcctgTCTATTTCTAGGCAACACTGGTGAAGAAAGGTTTTcatgtctttgctttttcttcatcactgctctttattaataaataaaaaaaaaatctttactgtgAAACAGGTGTGCTAGTTGCCTGCATGCTAAAGCTGACGTAAAGCCACAAAAGCAACAAAACGAAAACAGGTACCTAGTCTTGGCTTCACCAGAGTTTGCTGTTGCCATAAACCACAGAGCAGGCAGAGCGGCCTTAAATCTTACTCCCAGACTTTCTGCATGTAGCTTCTTACCAAGATGCTGTGTGTcatttactgtaaatatttagCGGTCTTTTGCTGTGCTGGGATGAGTGATTTATTAAGGGAATGCCTTACAAGGGAAGGCTGGCAGAGAAGGCTGAACTAAAATGGGTCTGTTTGGTTGAAGATGTATTGTAGTTCTGTTAGAGCGAAGTGATGTACCTGCATACAAGGGTACACACAACTGGTTtgacttttatttctttgcttttgtggtATGTGTCAAGTGTGGCGTACAGCTAGCTATTCCCTTTCtaagcaaaatttttaaagcattgacAAGCTGGCTTTTGCATAGTATTTTGTTAGACAGGTGGGTCTGAGGAAGAAGTGTGAACCTTTGGGAGTTGTTGCAGAAACTGTGTCAAGTGAAACTCCCTATAGAGATAACTATCAAGAGCTGCATTTTCATAGCTCGTAAAATCTTTCCTGCCATTTCCATCTAAAACCTGTCCCATTGTAGGATTaaatctgaagagaaaataaCTGCCTAGATAAGATTTTTTGTATGACAGAGAAGATTTTTATCTATCTGCTAACAAACCTCAGTATGAAAATAATACCCAGCACTTAGGGTTTGAATTGATAGTAGGAGCGCATGTTGCATTAGAACTAATCCAGGCTTTTAAAGCTATAATTCTAAAATCAAGCGGCATACATCTTTTCAGCAGTggatattttcagaaatttcctATAAAATTGCAGAGCTTCAGCACGAACTGCATAGAAAATTCAAGAGATATAAAATCCTTTTAACACACTAAAAATTCCCACTAAAATATCTCTTCcatgcagagaaggaaagaatgtTTGCCTTAGTTTATGCCCAAGTTTGAAAATAATTAGTCTCAGAGTAAACAGAAGCATAAGCAAAATGAACTAGAATTTGCACATTGTTTATATAACAGTAAGGGAACTAACAGTTATGGGAATTTATGAGAATTTTAGACTCCAGAACTAAAATTTTCTACCaagtgatttattttataaattcaaaTGCAAGTGCCAAGACTGCACTTACTCCGTGAATCAGTTAAATGTATAAAATGGTGCTTTCAAGTCCTAAGAAGTTTTCTTTCACGTGCGTGCGTGTATCTGCCTGTCCGGATGGGAGAGTGCATTCTGATACGCTGTGACAGCCCTTCAAGCACTGGACTTTTGAATTCCCATGTCAAGCACGGGATGGGCACATCAGCAAATAAATATGGCCTGTCATTCACTGTCCAGCAATTTGGGCACACAGTTTTGGGTGCATAAAATGAGATAATACAGAATTCTGAATAAAATCAAACATTCAGCTCTAGCTGAATCAAATGAAAACATGATTAATAAATCATGTTGGATGGAGAAAGTTTCCTTCactttttgtttggtattttcttGAATGCACCTTTAGTTTAAGTCCAGGTTGTACATTGCTTTATTAGTAGAGATTCTCAAAATGTCAAAATCAGTTGTGAGTGGACAATGCaaatttatattgaaaaatatgtatttgaggatgtatttattatatttctactcataaaaaagagcaaaagactgTTCCATCTAAAGGTCTTTCAATATGACATCCTTATCACTGTGGAAAGAatcacaaatatttcaaaatttagGATATCTTATCTCTGGAGTTTCTGTCttaaataattaatataattaattgaTCCTCCTCCATAATCAGTGTTCCATAAACAGCAGGTCACATGGAATTGTTGTCAGCTTAATAGGCACACAGGAATCTGTTAAGTATTAAAACTCCTGTTTCACAGTGAAGGCTGATATATTCTTTCTCTGATATTTGGCATAGCAAAACTTTTCTAGCATAGATCTGTAATTCAGCTGTGGCTGGTTTAACAGTTAGTCTCTGTGTCAGTTTGtggctgcatttaaaaaagagtTGCAAAAGCTCAATTATAAAATATAACGAGAACCTcctcttttctgaaataattgttaTTTACAAATAGAGACCATTTCTAGGCTCACTGAGCATTCTGGCATTCACATTTGTCAGAGTTTAGTTCTACATggttaaatatgtatataatctCTTggtgaaaagaaggaagaaattgcaAGTAGAATACTTCAGCGTtacagtgaaaacattttaaacctCTCTCTTTATCTAGCTGTTACAGAAATTCTCTGAGATGTTAGACAAATCTCAACTGTTAAATGCCACATGTATCACAAATTGCAAGTCATGAAAAATTGAGTATACGTGGGGAAAAAgaagcaggggagagaaaatataattgtgtttcaaatgtaatttctttgttGTGCTAAGGTCCGCAGTTATGTCACCAACAGGTATTTCAGCCTGCTTGCAGTGTAAGGATGGAAAAAGACATGCCAGTCACTGGTAGCTGGAGAGCCTCGCGATTCCCACTTGATCTGCTTTAACCAGCCTTTCTTTTATGTAGGAAAAGaacaaactttattttaaatttcttctaggGACATTGTCCCCATAGCTCTTCTCCGTTCTGTTTCAATGGCAGAGAAGCTGGCACCAGTACAGGCTTTGAGGATAAGCTAGCCCGAGAAAGCTGGAAACAAAAGGAGAGCTGTGGCTTCTAATTTCTGCCCTAGTTTGAGTGTCTCCCTAGAAAGCTCTAGGAGCACGATGCACTTTTGCCTCTTCTCAATCCCCTAGTGCAGGAATGAGGGAGGAAGGACCTCAAAAACTTGTTACCAGGAGATGAAGTTCTCTATAAAGCAAGTTAAATGTTGTCACGAAAAACCAAAATGGAATTCTTACTTGAGCACACTAGATGTGTGTATCTATATGTACATCTAAGAGCAGGAGTTCTTGCTGCCCAGCCAGCCATCTCTTTATCACCCTGCACTGCAGCTGTCATTTCTGTTGGCACGTAGCTGTGAAAATTTTAATTGTGAATTCTCCAGTCAGCTGAGCGCAAGGAAAACTTTTCTGAAGGGATTTGCCCCTTAGGCAGATTGCATGACATTTGTCAAATAGCGGATGAGGGGAAAGTTGTCCGTCCTGGGCCCAAATCAGTTTGGCAGCTGGACTGTTATGCTTATGCTTTTTTGGcaatgttgttctttttttttaatatttgtttttggATAACAGACCTGTGTCTGTTAGTCTATGTTGATGGAGTTTTCATTGGTAAAGTGGAAAGCATATAGTTGTACCAACTCCAGAGACAAAACTAGTGTTTCCACATCCGCGTAGAGCAAAATCTGTTCTTTATCTAGTGATCTGCTCACAAAGAGGAACAGGAATGCCAGAGTTTATGTCAGAAATTTGCTTAGTCAAATCAGAACCTGTGTTTAAAAGCACTCTCATTTATTTCAAGTGCATTTAGTGAGCCATCAGTTGGCTTTTTTAGACCTGTAAGCGGCAGTGAACTACATTCTGCCAGGCCCAGGATATGAGCTGGTAACTTCCCTCTTGCAAATATTCCCTTTAGCAAAGACCAACAAGTCTGCCAGCATCTATCTTTTCCACAGCTCTCTAGGACCCTACTGTGTGTAAAAAGAAGTGAAGGACAATAAATTTTGTTCCTTAGAGCAAATATTATTCCAGTTCCATGTGAGACCAGAAATCCTTACAGGTTTTACAGACTGGTTGATACTAAACTCCTGCAGGAAACTCTTTTATCTTGTGTGTATCGAGAGATACCGGGTGCTCTCTCTCTTCAGATAAATTTTACAACTGGAACTTTTGCTACTGAGACTCATCACTGTACTCAGAATTCAGATACCCAGTTCTCACAGTTGTATTGACATCCATTTCCAGAGTAAAGACAATTAAGTTACTGATTTTAAAGAGATGATCCTAGTTTTTGTCCTCCTGTGCTGATCTGGCCTGTGGATTTTTGTATGATGTGTAGGAAAAGGTATTTGTGCAAAGTGCACCTTTCATTCCTGTGAACGTTAGAGGTCCACAAATTCAGCCTAACCTTGAAACCAACAATCCGGGCTCGAGATGGAAGCAGACCAGCAAAAGGACTTGTTAAGTTAGGGAGACTTCCTGACTATGTGCAACAGGAGACATCGTTGTACTTTTTTCTCAATGCATTTCAGACATTACAGTTTAGTAAAACTAAAATTGCCTTGTTCTGGCCGTGGAATATTCAGGGTCAGAGCAGTTCCCTGCTGCCAGTGACATCTGATCTTCCATTAGGCTGTGAGCAAGCTGAAATGTCTATTTCAACAAAAAATATAGACCTTAATGCTCAGGAAAGGGAAACCCCAGGTAAGTACAAACTCCTATTGTTATTATGTTTGTACCagcagatttgtttttatttcactgtgcCCTTTAGCGAAGCAAGATCCTTGCCAGAGGATTTGGATTATAACACTGTAGTTCCCTTAAACAGTTTGCAGCTAGAGGCTATGTAGGAGCAATTAgtcagttttaaataaattactttgaaagTTAAATTGTTCCTTTATTATAGTCTGTgtgctgttttttaaagacagcGCTTGAGCTATTCTCATAGAGCCGATTGAATCAGACAAGGAGCAAGTATTGATTAATTAGATCAATATTTTAAACTTAGAAATATGTAATTGTAGATACTAATGTTTGTTCATTGAACTTggattgaaatgaaaatgaatcggctttaatttcatttgtaaatATCACTGAAGCTGCAAAATACTCCTTCGCTTTCCAATTTGCTCGGTTCTTTAAATTCTTCCTCAGGGACTATTTGCTGATTGTAAATCATCGATATGCTTGAGAAAATGCCCATGTCTGGAAAATCAAGTCCAGTTTGCAGCTGGTGCTCAGACCTGTTGcccaaaaaaacagaagtcagagggtattctctggttttgttcaggtgTGCAAAGTCAGTGACTGTAAGACTTCAGATGCAGGTCAGACACATCACTGCAGAGGCAGAGATTTCCAGCATAAATACAGATCTCAACAGTCGTCGTCTTCTTCTCATATAAATGTGTTCAAGGTTCAGATTTCCATGGGCAAggcttcttatttttttcctgtagcttgCTTGTAAATCAGTGaattttttctttgtagtttgGAGAACGTTCAGTATCCCTACCAACTCTACATTGCTCCTTCTACCAGCAGCACAGAGAGACCCAGCCCAAATGGTCCAGACAGACCTTTTCAGTGTCCAACCTGCGGGGTCCGGTTCACTCGCATTCAGAACTTAAAACAACACATGCTTATCCACTCAGGTAAGAAACGGTACCGTTTCCAAGACTTGCTAATTTATAAACTCACAGAGGTTTGCTCACTGTGCAGAAAATACAATAATGCAGTTCTTCTTTAATCACCTGCCAAGTGCTTGAGAATCGATTTCAGAAAGACTGGGTAGAGGTATGTCTCATTGAATGCTTGTTTTGATACATCAAATCTGACTGATAGCGCTACTCATGGATGATTAGCGTTTGTGtggactgaaaaaaatctgattgcCTGAAACTCATCAGAATAAGTCATTTTCATGATAAAGATTTGAGATGAAATAAAGTATACTTGGCTTTTTTATTATACTGAAGAAGTGATGTCGATTGAAATTCTTCCTCTTACATGTTGTAATTGTCTGCTGTGTTTTAGAGGAGACTTGCAGATAATATAGAAAATACTACCTATCTTATGTCCTTGCATTGAAGAATGTTGTATGCCTTTGGATCTCAGAATTTTTGGAGGGATTGCGGTACAACTGAATTGGTTTGATAATCAATTAGCTACTACAGATAGTACAGGTAGCAAAAGGTTTGTGTGTATGCCTCCTCTGAGTCTTCATCCCTGAAGTGTTGCATTCATTTTGATTTCTAACCTAAGTATGAACACCTAAGGTCTTTGCTATCAGTGTTTTTCAAGACTTGTCAGCATTATCTGGCATGGACATTTTAGTGCATGAAGGGAATATTAAAGGGTTATTGCACTTGAGCACTAAGCCTCACGGTTTAGCATCTCCTGGTTTGAGCTTGACTCTCGCCTGCACACAGATGCTGTACCATTTTTGGGCAGAGCAAGCACAATTGTCAAGGGGTAATTTTTTCACTGTCAGCAATTATTTGTCAAATCCCTTCAAGCAAAATGACCGTACTATGTTTAGGCCAGCAGTAATAGTATGTGTTTAGTACTTAAGAAAGCAAACTTTGTGGGCATATCAGGTGCTAAATTATCCCAAGCCGGTTGCTAAAGTCTTAACTGACAGCAGACAGACAGGCTTCAGCAAAGCATCTCTGGCTGACCTGTCAACTGGCAACCCCTGGGCAAAGTTGAGAGAGATTTGAATAGCTGTTTTAGAGTAATTagcatgcaaaagaaattctCAAAACTTATGAATGTTGAAAGTGTTTTCACGTAAGCAAAACGGCTGAAGAGATTTTCCTCAAACTATCAGAGGAAGTAGATGCCCTTGGACAGTATGAAAGCATGAAAAGTTTTAGCTCCAGAAGACAATATTCTAGTATATTAACTTGTTTTCACATGCTTAACAAGGAGTTTCAGTGTAACCTTAACTACAGCTTTCTCTGTATAAAAGCCCCAATTAAAGGTTTAGCTCCCGCTTTGAACGTAAGGAAAGCAGAGTGAAAGACTGGTGGAATTAACAGCCTGGACTGATGCACATTCAGCCTTTtgaaaaaaccttttttattccTTGACAGCCCTATTATGAATAGAGCTCCATATTCCAGATTCTTGGCCTCATGTTTGGATTTCCACACTTTCTGGAGTTCAGACTTTTTATAAAACCTTAACTTTTTGGTGATTCAGTCTTTTATGTTATAATAGTTCTGTTTGGGTGTGATTACGTACTCTCAGCCACTGCAACATGTTGCAGAGGTCgtatttttcagggttttattaGTGCCtgtaataaatgaaaaatgaactagTAACAGAATTTCTAAAtcaatatgaggaaaaaaatgagaagtatGAACCTAAACTGTCTTAGAGAGCTGTCTGTCATGCAAAGTT
This region of Calonectris borealis chromosome 24, bCalBor7.hap1.2, whole genome shotgun sequence genomic DNA includes:
- the ZBTB44 gene encoding zinc finger and BTB domain-containing protein 44 isoform X1, which produces MGVKTFTHNSPAHSQEMLGKLNMLRNDGHFCDITIRVQDKIFRAHKVVLAACSDFFRSKLVGQAEDESKSVLDLHHVTVTGFIPLLEYAYTATLSINTENIIDVLAAASYMQMFSVASTCSEFMKSSILWNTPNSQQEKVLDAGQENSANCNFTSRDGSLSPVSSECSVVERTIPVCRESRRKRKSYIVMSPESPLKCNTQTSSPQVLNPSTSYPESRNQPVDSSLAFPWTFPFGIDRRLQSEKVKQAENSRTLEMPGPSESNRRIADYVTCESTKASSPLVIEEDVRVKVERLSDEEVHEEVSQPVSASQSSLSDQQTVPGSEQVQEDLLISPQSSSIGSIDEGVTEGLPTLQSTSGTNAHADDDDRLENVQYPYQLYIAPSTSSTERPSPNGPDRPFQCPTCGVRFTRIQNLKQHMLIHSGIKPFQCDRCGKKFTRAYSLKMHRLKHEGKRCFRCQICSATFTSFGEYKHHMRVSRHIIRKPRIYECKTCGAMFTNSGNLIVHLRSLNHEASELANYFQSSDFLVPDYLNQEQEETLGQYELGEHGFESNSSVQMPVISQVSSTQNCESTFPLGSLGGLAEKEEDVPEQPKTNATAEAAAGDPPKPELSSITIE
- the ZBTB44 gene encoding zinc finger and BTB domain-containing protein 44 isoform X4 translates to MGVKTFTHNSPAHSQEMLGKLNMLRNDGHFCDITIRVQDKIFRAHKVVLAACSDFFRSKLVGQAEDESKSVLDLHHVTVTGFIPLLEYAYTATLSINTENIIDVLAAASYMQMFSVASTCSEFMKSSILWNTPNSQQEKVLDAGQENSANCNFTSRDGSLSPVSSECSVVERTIPVCRESRRKRKSYIVMSPESPLKCNTQTSSPQVLNPSTSYPESRNQPVDSSLAFPWTFPFGIDRRLQSEKVKQAENSRTLEMPGPSESNRRIADYVTCESTKASSPLVIEEDVRVKVERLSDEEVHEEVSQPVSASQSSLSDQQTVPGSEQVQEDLLISPQSSSIGSIDEGVTEGLPTLQSTSGTNAHADDDDRLENVQYPYQLYIAPSTSSTERPSPNGPDRPFQCPTCGVRFTRIQNLKQHMLIHSGIKPFQCDRCGKKFTRAYSLKMHRLKHEGCVLQKQWGHLLNGVLLMESQPRMSLIKLVKAEGV
- the ZBTB44 gene encoding zinc finger and BTB domain-containing protein 44 isoform X2 is translated as MGVKTFTHNSPAHSQEMLGKLNMLRNDGHFCDITIRVQDKIFRAHKVVLAACSDFFRSKLVGQAEDESKSVLDLHHVTVTGFIPLLEYAYTATLSINTENIIDVLAAASYMQMFSVASTCSEFMKSSILWNTPNSQQEKVLDAGQENSANCNFTSRDGSLSPVSSECSVVERTIPVCRESRRKRKSYIVMSPESPLKCNTQTSSPQVLNPSTSYPESRNQPVDSSLAFPWTFPFGIDRRLQSEKVKQAENSRTLEMPGPSESNRRIADYVTCESTKASSPLVIEEDVRVKVERLSDEEVHEEVSQPVSASQSSLSDQQTVPGSEQVQEDLLISPQSSSIGSIDEGVTEGLPTLQSTSGTNAHADDDDRSTERPSPNGPDRPFQCPTCGVRFTRIQNLKQHMLIHSGIKPFQCDRCGKKFTRAYSLKMHRLKHEGKRCFRCQICSATFTSFGEYKHHMRVSRHIIRKPRIYECKTCGAMFTNSGNLIVHLRSLNHEASELANYFQSSDFLVPDYLNQEQEETLGQYELGEHGFESNSSVQMPVISQVSSTQNCESTFPLGSLGGLAEKEEDVPEQPKTNATAEAAAGDPPKPELSSITIE